The following coding sequences are from one Haploplasma axanthum window:
- a CDS encoding DUF1349 domain-containing protein, protein MFKFDFDDIKWLNKPLEIEKINDNSIRIKTTPGTDLWQKTYYGFMRDNAHILYVSTSEKFFTFNVKVEFNSSELFDQTGVVIYQDSNNWFKSGIEYHNNAEAWLGSVVTNNGYSDWATTNIGAFIKSMWYRLSRRENDFLLENSYDGINYQQMRIFHLFKADDAINIGLIACSPTNGSFDATFSNIKVTNCIWKLENE, encoded by the coding sequence ATGTTCAAATTTGATTTTGATGATATAAAATGGCTAAATAAGCCTTTAGAAATTGAAAAGATTAATGATAATAGTATTAGAATTAAGACAACTCCAGGCACTGATTTATGGCAAAAAACATACTATGGATTTATGAGAGATAATGCACATATATTATATGTTTCAACAAGTGAAAAGTTTTTTACATTTAATGTGAAAGTTGAATTTAATAGTAGTGAATTATTTGATCAAACTGGAGTAGTAATATATCAAGATAGTAATAATTGGTTTAAATCAGGAATTGAGTATCATAATAACGCAGAGGCATGGTTAGGTAGCGTTGTTACAAATAATGGATATTCTGATTGGGCAACAACGAATATTGGGGCATTTATTAAGAGTATGTGGTATAGACTAAGTAGAAGAGAAAATGATTTTCTTTTAGAAAACTCATATGATGGAATAAATTATCAGCAAATGAGAATTTTTCATTTGTTTAAGGCGGATGATGCAATTAATATTGGACTTATTGCATGCTCTCCAACAAATGGATCATTTGATGCAACATTTTCTAACATAAAAGTTACAAATTGTATTTGGAAATTAGAAAATGAATAA
- a CDS encoding MFS transporter translates to MNKKLNYNSTLIASFIGYIVQAIVNNFLPLLFIIIQDTYHVTLANITLLVTVNFGVQLITDLVSVSFIDRIGYKMSVILAHALAGIGLVLLAFLPEYFSNPFIGFLIPVVIYAIGGGLLEVLISPIVEALPTSNKEKAMSLLHSFYCFGHVIVVLITTIFFLIFGTKNWQILALIFALIPISNMFYFMKAPIRKLNEDHSKELKVKDLIKKKIFWLFVLLMITSGASEQSVSQWASKFVQDELGLNKIYGDLLGPMLFATMMGISRFFYGKYGEKVKLERFMYISAFLAVISYLMISIIPSPIIGLIGFSICGLSVGIMWPGTFSIASKEILGAGTSMFALLALAGDLGASLGPTVVGMVASTLNDNLKLGILAAIIFPIGVIVLLVGKNRIIKKLETV, encoded by the coding sequence ATGAATAAAAAGTTAAACTATAACAGTACCTTAATAGCAAGTTTTATAGGTTATATTGTTCAAGCAATCGTCAATAACTTTCTACCATTATTGTTTATTATTATCCAAGATACATATCATGTTACTTTAGCAAATATAACACTTTTAGTAACTGTTAATTTTGGTGTACAATTAATAACAGATTTAGTTTCTGTTTCATTTATTGATAGAATAGGTTACAAAATGTCGGTTATTTTAGCACATGCACTTGCTGGTATTGGACTTGTTTTATTAGCATTTTTACCAGAATATTTTAGTAACCCATTTATTGGTTTTTTAATACCAGTAGTAATATATGCAATTGGTGGTGGATTACTAGAAGTTCTAATTAGTCCAATCGTTGAGGCATTACCAACATCTAATAAAGAAAAAGCAATGAGTCTTCTACATTCATTTTATTGTTTTGGACATGTAATTGTTGTTTTAATTACAACGATATTTTTCTTAATTTTTGGTACAAAAAACTGGCAAATATTAGCACTAATCTTTGCATTAATTCCAATTTCAAATATGTTTTATTTTATGAAAGCTCCAATTAGAAAACTTAATGAAGATCATAGTAAAGAATTAAAAGTTAAAGATTTAATAAAGAAAAAAATATTTTGGTTATTTGTTTTATTAATGATAACATCAGGAGCAAGCGAACAATCAGTAAGTCAATGGGCATCTAAATTTGTTCAAGATGAACTAGGACTTAATAAGATTTATGGTGACTTACTTGGGCCGATGTTATTTGCAACTATGATGGGAATATCAAGGTTTTTTTATGGTAAATATGGTGAAAAAGTAAAATTAGAAAGATTCATGTATATAAGTGCATTTCTAGCAGTTATATCTTACTTGATGATTAGTATTATTCCCTCACCGATTATTGGATTAATAGGATTTAGTATCTGCGGATTATCGGTTGGAATAATGTGGCCAGGAACATTTAGTATTGCATCAAAGGAGATACTTGGTGCTGGAACATCAATGTTTGCTTTACTTGCACTTGCTGGTGATTTAGGTGCATCACTTGGCCCAACTGTTGTTGGTATGGTAGCTAGCACGCTAAATGATAATTTGAAGTTAGGAATATTAGCAGCAATTATTTTTCCAATAGGAGTAATAGTCTTATTAGTTGGTAAAAATAGAATTATTAAAAAGCTTGAAACTGTATAA